In Corylus avellana chromosome ca2, CavTom2PMs-1.0, the following proteins share a genomic window:
- the LOC132169093 gene encoding bidirectional sugar transporter SWEET14-like has product MAFNHADQLSFVFGLLGTIVSFLVFLAPLPTFYRIYKKKSTEGFDSLPYSVALFSATLTFYYAFLKTNALMLIIINSIGFAIESIYLVVYMIYTPGRAKIYTAKLLILFNIGFLGLIILSTSLIIRESHLRLTAVGWICAIFSVCVYAAPLSVMKLVITTKSVEFMPLSLSFSLTICAIMWFFYGLLIKDFFVATPNILGFTFGTAQMILYIIYKDSKRQVVLPESMPQQDVPNGIQLSLTEMTMETVEPSESNV; this is encoded by the exons ATGGCATTCAATCATGCTGATCAGCTCTCTTTTGTTTTCGGCCTTCTTG gtACTATCGTCTCGTTTCTTGTATTTCTAGCCCCATT GCCAACCTTTTATAggatatataagaaaaaatcaACAGAAGGCTTCGACTCGCTGCCTTATTCTGTAGCACTATTTAGTGCGACTTTAACCTTCTACTATGCCTTCCTGAAGACAAATGCACTTAtgctcatcatcatcaactCCATTGGCTTTGCCATTGAATCCATATACCTCGTCGTCTACATGATATACACACCCGGGAGAGCTAAG ATTTATACAGCAAAGCTGCTTATCTTATTTAACATAGGGTTTCTGGGGTTGATCATACTTTCCACATCACTGATCATTCGAGAGAGTCATCTGAGGCTCACAGCTGTTGGATGGATTTGTGCCATATTTTCTGTTTGTGTTTATGCTGCTCCTCTTAGTGTCATG aaGCTGGTTATAACAACAAAGAGTGTGGAATTCATGCCATTGTCACTATCATTCTCTTTGACAATCTGTGCTATAATGTGGTTCTTCTATGGGCTACTGATAAAGGATTTCTTCGTAGCG ACACCAAACATACTAGGTTTCACATTCGGAACAGCTCAGATGATATTATACATTATTTACAAGGATTCGAAGAGACAAGTGGTGTTGCCAGAATCTATGCCACAACAGGATGTGCCAAATGGGATCCAATTGAGCTTAACAGAGATGACAATGGAGACTGTTGAGCCAAGTGAATCCAATGTGTAA